From one Luteipulveratus mongoliensis genomic stretch:
- a CDS encoding GNAT family N-acetyltransferase, with product MTSAQTARDETRAALDRTAGLSWKPWTLEDVPALHAYYADVEGADQPSERVGADDLRSYLTSPRNRPERDTLAGRDSGGQIVAVASCRCADRDGSLRRAWFRGSVHPSRRGEGIGRAVMAWQVAAARAWYAESHAPDQGPLRMSVYSDSKADSESRLAQRFGLTMHRYYAELTRHYRLDETVAVPTIDGITIKPWEDADPAQILDLRNETFADHWGFAHRPLDVWREQLQDSAFRPGWSRVAVDNTDGSLVAFLVSCAYEQDWEPQGYTAGYLDELGTRAAYRGRGIGTALLLEAMRVMQTDGMQAAEIGVDSENPSGAFGLYTSLGFAETSGTRHLLLDETLPGAG from the coding sequence GTGACCTCCGCCCAGACCGCTCGTGACGAGACCCGCGCCGCTCTCGACCGCACCGCCGGCCTCAGCTGGAAGCCCTGGACGCTCGAGGACGTCCCGGCGCTGCACGCGTACTACGCAGACGTCGAAGGGGCCGACCAGCCAAGTGAGCGCGTGGGGGCGGACGACCTCCGTTCGTACCTCACCTCACCTCGCAACCGACCCGAGCGCGACACGCTCGCCGGTCGAGACTCCGGCGGCCAGATCGTCGCTGTCGCGTCCTGCCGCTGTGCCGATCGTGACGGCTCCCTTCGTCGTGCCTGGTTCCGCGGGTCGGTACACCCGAGCCGCCGAGGCGAGGGCATCGGACGTGCGGTGATGGCGTGGCAGGTCGCCGCCGCCCGTGCGTGGTACGCCGAGAGCCACGCACCCGACCAGGGCCCCCTGCGCATGAGCGTCTACAGCGACAGCAAGGCCGACAGTGAGAGTCGACTGGCGCAGCGATTCGGGCTGACGATGCATCGCTACTACGCCGAGCTGACCAGGCACTACCGGCTCGATGAGACTGTGGCGGTCCCGACGATCGACGGCATCACGATCAAGCCGTGGGAGGACGCAGACCCTGCCCAGATCCTGGATCTGCGTAACGAAACCTTCGCTGATCATTGGGGATTCGCGCACCGGCCCCTCGATGTCTGGCGCGAGCAGCTGCAGGACTCGGCGTTCCGTCCGGGCTGGTCGCGGGTGGCCGTGGACAACACCGACGGCTCGCTCGTGGCTTTCCTGGTCAGCTGCGCGTACGAGCAGGACTGGGAGCCTCAGGGCTACACCGCGGGCTACCTGGACGAGCTGGGCACGCGCGCGGCGTACCGCGGTCGTGGCATCGGGACGGCCTTGCTGCTCGAGGCCATGCGGGTCATGCAGACCGACGGTATGCAGGCCGCCGAGATCGGGGTCGACAGCGAGAACCCGTCCGGCGCCTTCGGCCTCTACACCTCGCTCGGGTTCGCCGAGACGTCCGGCACCCGGCACCTGCTCCTCGACGAGACGCTCCCGGGCGCGGGATAG
- a CDS encoding response regulator transcription factor: MARLLLLTNSPGASVDVLPALGLLGHRVRILPPEPQALVDPPECDVVLLDACQDLAGARGLSRVLRSSGLSSPLIAIFTEGGLTALTAEWQVDDVVLKTAGPAEVEARLRLAMSRTEQDEDEEPVKITAGELVIDEEAYAARVRGRSLDLTYKEFELLKYLAQHPGRVFTRAQLLQEVWGYDYFGGTRTVDVHVRRLRAKLGPEHEALIGTVRNVGYRFVGSQELRQQRMAADA, from the coding sequence ATGGCCAGACTCCTGCTGCTCACCAACTCGCCGGGCGCGAGTGTCGATGTGCTGCCAGCGCTCGGACTGCTCGGCCATCGGGTGCGCATCCTGCCTCCTGAGCCGCAGGCACTGGTCGATCCGCCCGAGTGCGACGTGGTTCTCCTGGACGCGTGTCAGGACCTCGCCGGGGCGCGCGGCCTGTCCCGTGTGCTGCGTTCGAGCGGCCTGTCGTCGCCATTGATCGCGATCTTCACCGAAGGCGGTCTCACCGCGCTGACCGCCGAGTGGCAGGTCGACGACGTGGTGCTGAAGACCGCCGGGCCTGCTGAGGTCGAGGCCAGGCTGCGGCTGGCGATGTCGCGGACCGAGCAGGACGAGGACGAGGAGCCCGTCAAGATCACCGCCGGCGAGCTGGTGATCGACGAGGAGGCGTACGCCGCCCGTGTCCGTGGTCGTTCGCTCGACCTGACCTACAAGGAGTTCGAGCTGCTGAAGTACCTCGCGCAGCATCCTGGCCGGGTCTTCACCCGCGCCCAGCTGCTGCAGGAGGTCTGGGGCTACGACTACTTCGGCGGCACCCGCACGGTCGATGTCCACGTCCGGCGGCTGCGCGCCAAGCTCGGCCCGGAGCACGAGGCGCTGATCGGCACGGTGCGCAACGTCGGCTACCGCTTCGTCGGCAGCCAGGAGCTGCGCCAGCAGCGCATGGCCGCCGACGCCTGA
- a CDS encoding MoaD/ThiS family protein yields MTTSTTTLVTVRYWAGARAAAGVDEERFAATTVGEALAAARSAHPQLESVLEVASVLVDGVVSPAERVLFAGEAVEVLPPFAGG; encoded by the coding sequence GTGACGACGTCCACCACGACCCTCGTGACTGTCCGCTACTGGGCCGGCGCACGCGCTGCCGCAGGCGTCGATGAGGAGCGGTTCGCCGCGACGACCGTGGGTGAGGCGCTCGCCGCCGCACGGTCGGCTCACCCACAGCTGGAGTCCGTCCTCGAGGTGGCTTCCGTCCTCGTCGACGGAGTGGTCAGCCCCGCTGAGCGGGTGCTGTTCGCGGGGGAGGCCGTTGAGGTTCTGCCGCCGTTCGCCGGTGGGTGA
- a CDS encoding FABP family protein — protein sequence MPFELDLDLPPALAPLAWLVGHWEGTGVVGYPTIESATFAHEITCSHDGRPFLEWHSHTWLLDEKGERVRPLATELGFWRPLPDGEVELVLSHATGIVELYYGRTSPAKVELSTDGVIRSPHAKEYAAGSRLYGLVNSNLMWAMDMAAMGQQLQSHLSGELKRV from the coding sequence GTGCCCTTCGAACTCGACCTGGATCTGCCGCCCGCGCTGGCCCCACTCGCCTGGTTGGTGGGGCATTGGGAAGGGACCGGCGTCGTCGGCTACCCGACGATCGAGTCCGCGACGTTCGCCCACGAGATCACCTGCTCGCACGACGGGCGGCCGTTCCTGGAGTGGCACAGCCACACCTGGCTGCTGGATGAGAAGGGTGAGCGGGTGCGCCCGCTCGCGACCGAGCTGGGTTTCTGGCGGCCGTTGCCGGACGGCGAGGTCGAGCTGGTCCTGTCGCACGCCACGGGCATCGTCGAGCTCTACTACGGACGGACGTCACCGGCCAAGGTCGAGCTGAGCACTGACGGAGTGATCCGCAGCCCGCACGCCAAGGAGTACGCCGCGGGGTCGCGGCTGTACGGCCTGGTCAACTCCAACCTGATGTGGGCGATGGACATGGCCGCCATGGGTCAGCAGCTGCAGAGCCACCTGTCCGGCGAGCTCAAGCGCGTTTAG
- a CDS encoding LCP family protein — protein MTTDAGSGEPGTGDALMGAGRDDETGSGEPSQHADRAGSTPNGQDDLTNGLWEPPTTEQPPPERTTGERAAGERTTGERTTGERRVVPPLDADDLTQVDLPPAYEGTRPRADLPTRYGEPLEATRLPIGASASSAASAGTGAGATSAAADDGDGGAPLPPDSGDDDGDLPDGEEPLPRRRGRRRKKSRSKLKIVIYTLIAMFAVVVFAVAGFALYLNHLLDSNVRRSGLLPPNESRLSRATTAGNSQNILLLGSDSRTEDLGDSSRADVIQLVHVSDDRKTVQVIHFPRDLYVDIPGHRKNKINAAYALGGAPLLVQTMEGMLDVPIDHVAQIGFDGFKDLTNTVGGVDVNVDQATTSGHFTFTEGINHMKGDAALAFVRERHQLSEGDISRGKRQQAWIKALLTKSLKRGTLSNPTRLASMIDDTTKNLVVDNAFSTGKMRDLGFSLRGLRSSGVTFLTAPFTGFDTVNGIGSVDTVDQTKMKQLGDALRTDKVKDLPNQIANPG, from the coding sequence GTGACGACGGATGCCGGCTCCGGGGAGCCTGGAACAGGAGATGCGCTGATGGGCGCAGGACGCGACGACGAGACCGGCTCGGGGGAGCCCTCGCAGCACGCCGACCGGGCGGGTTCGACCCCGAACGGCCAGGACGACTTGACCAACGGGCTGTGGGAACCGCCCACGACCGAGCAGCCCCCACCCGAGCGCACCACTGGCGAACGCGCTGCCGGCGAGCGCACCACTGGCGAACGCACCACTGGCGAGCGCCGAGTGGTTCCGCCGCTCGACGCCGACGACCTCACTCAGGTCGACCTGCCGCCGGCGTACGAAGGCACTCGCCCCCGCGCGGACCTCCCCACCCGTTATGGCGAGCCGCTCGAAGCGACTCGGTTGCCGATCGGTGCGAGCGCGAGCTCTGCTGCGAGCGCTGGCACGGGTGCCGGCGCGACGAGCGCCGCCGCCGACGACGGGGACGGTGGGGCACCGCTGCCACCCGACTCGGGCGACGACGACGGCGACCTGCCCGACGGTGAGGAGCCGCTCCCCCGACGTCGCGGGCGGCGGCGCAAGAAGTCACGCAGCAAGCTGAAGATCGTGATCTACACCCTGATCGCGATGTTCGCCGTGGTCGTCTTCGCGGTCGCCGGCTTCGCGCTCTACCTCAACCACCTGCTGGACTCCAACGTGCGCCGCTCCGGCCTGCTGCCGCCCAACGAGTCGCGACTGAGCCGCGCGACGACGGCCGGCAACTCGCAGAACATCCTGCTGCTGGGCTCCGACAGCCGTACCGAGGACCTCGGCGACTCCAGCCGCGCCGACGTCATCCAGCTCGTCCACGTCAGTGACGACCGCAAGACCGTGCAGGTCATCCACTTTCCGCGTGACCTCTATGTCGACATCCCGGGCCACCGCAAGAACAAGATCAACGCGGCGTACGCCCTCGGTGGCGCTCCCCTGCTCGTCCAGACGATGGAAGGCATGCTCGACGTGCCGATCGATCACGTCGCCCAGATCGGCTTCGACGGGTTCAAGGACCTCACCAACACCGTCGGCGGCGTCGACGTCAACGTGGACCAGGCGACGACGTCCGGGCACTTCACCTTCACCGAGGGCATCAACCACATGAAGGGCGACGCCGCGCTGGCGTTCGTCCGCGAGCGCCACCAGCTCAGCGAGGGTGACATCAGCCGCGGCAAGCGGCAGCAGGCATGGATCAAGGCGCTGCTCACCAAGTCGCTCAAGCGCGGCACGCTGTCCAACCCGACGCGGCTGGCCTCGATGATCGATGACACCACCAAGAACCTCGTGGTCGACAACGCCTTCAGCACCGGCAAGATGCGCGACCTCGGGTTCAGCCTGCGTGGGCTGCGCAGCAGTGGCGTGACGTTCCTGACGGCTCCGTTCACCGGATTCGACACGGTCAACGGCATCGGTTCGGTGGACACCGTCGACCAGACGAAGATGAAGCAGCTCGGTGACGCGCTGCGTACGGACAAGGTCAAGGACCTGCCCAACCAGATCGCCAACCCGGGCTGA
- a CDS encoding YgfZ/GcvT domain-containing protein: MTSVDSTPAHVTPSPLLQRPGAVEANGVDAGVAAHYGDPSREQRLLQEGLAVVDLSNRGVVQITGPDRLSWLHSMTTQQLTALAPHHSTESLVLSPKGHVEHALHLVDDGTTTWLSVEPGTAGALVAWLDSMRFMLRVEVSDVSDSYAVLGEPIAAESTQDELQTKGTIAWLDPWPTIGEGAVAYSSVDPHPGVDRAWRELIVPRADLANAVGDRPLAGQWAAEAERVAAWRPRLAFETDHRTIPHEVDWMRTAVHMQKGCYRGQETIARVHNLGRPPRRLAFVHLDGSGHVLPEAGAEVELESGGRAIGRLTSVVRHREDGPIGLALIKRSVPVDAPLVIGGVAAAQTVVVDA; encoded by the coding sequence ATGACCTCGGTCGACTCCACTCCGGCGCACGTCACGCCCAGCCCGCTGCTCCAGCGGCCTGGCGCTGTCGAGGCGAACGGTGTGGATGCCGGCGTCGCGGCGCACTACGGCGACCCGTCCCGCGAGCAGCGTCTGCTGCAGGAGGGCCTGGCCGTCGTCGACCTGTCGAACCGCGGCGTCGTCCAGATCACGGGTCCGGACCGGCTGTCGTGGTTGCACTCGATGACGACGCAGCAGCTGACCGCCCTCGCGCCGCACCATTCGACGGAGTCCTTGGTGCTCAGTCCCAAGGGTCACGTCGAGCACGCGCTGCACCTCGTTGACGACGGGACCACGACGTGGCTCTCGGTCGAGCCCGGCACGGCGGGCGCCCTTGTCGCGTGGCTCGACTCGATGCGCTTCATGCTGCGCGTCGAGGTCTCCGACGTGAGTGATTCGTACGCCGTCCTCGGCGAGCCCATCGCGGCCGAGTCGACTCAGGACGAGCTGCAGACCAAGGGCACGATCGCCTGGCTCGACCCGTGGCCGACGATCGGCGAGGGCGCGGTCGCGTACAGCTCGGTCGATCCGCACCCAGGGGTGGACAGGGCGTGGCGCGAGCTGATCGTGCCGCGCGCCGACCTGGCGAACGCCGTCGGTGACCGTCCGCTCGCGGGACAGTGGGCCGCGGAGGCCGAACGCGTCGCGGCCTGGCGCCCACGGCTCGCGTTCGAGACCGACCACCGCACCATTCCGCACGAGGTGGACTGGATGCGCACGGCGGTGCACATGCAGAAGGGCTGCTACCGCGGCCAGGAGACCATCGCGCGGGTGCACAACCTCGGGCGCCCGCCGCGCCGCCTCGCGTTCGTGCACCTCGACGGGTCGGGTCACGTACTGCCCGAGGCCGGTGCCGAGGTCGAGCTCGAGTCGGGCGGACGAGCGATCGGTCGCCTGACCAGCGTCGTACGTCATCGCGAGGACGGCCCGATCGGCCTCGCCCTGATCAAGCGGTCGGTGCCCGTCGACGCACCCCTCGTCATCGGCGGCGTGGCGGCCGCACAGACAGTCGTCGTCGACGCCTGA
- a CDS encoding helix-turn-helix domain-containing protein translates to MSSKIPVPDLGGYLREQRQAAELSIRQLADRTGVSNPYLSQIERGLKKPSAEILQSLAKGLRISAEQLYVHAGILDARDEELTDGLDVRAAIKADPRLTDQQRKALLDVYASFVGE, encoded by the coding sequence ATGAGCTCAAAGATCCCCGTCCCCGATCTCGGGGGATACCTGCGGGAGCAGCGCCAGGCCGCAGAGCTGTCGATCCGTCAGCTGGCCGACCGCACGGGGGTCAGCAACCCATATCTGTCACAGATCGAGCGTGGACTGAAGAAGCCCAGCGCCGAGATCCTGCAGTCCCTGGCCAAGGGCCTGCGCATCTCCGCCGAGCAGCTTTACGTGCATGCAGGCATCCTCGACGCCCGCGACGAGGAGCTCACCGACGGACTCGATGTCCGCGCGGCGATCAAAGCCGACCCGAGGCTGACCGACCAGCAGCGCAAGGCGCTGCTCGACGTCTACGCCTCGTTCGTGGGCGAGTGA
- a CDS encoding DUF2382 domain-containing protein, with the protein MITTDQVQTVRGGHALDSNGEKIGSIGEVYLDDRTGNPAWVTVNTGLFGTSESFIPLQDASVEGKDVKVPYTKDKVKDAPRVDAEQHLDVEQEKALYRYYGVSYDGAASNSNGGPGAAGGQGDSTEARTEAISTTDATSDAGAGGTAAAGTAAAGTAAAGTAAAGTAAAGGLGNRDAVAPAPAPERAADDYSTNKAGFDAGPGRAAETTYEPPKAPEAKAPPVEEKAADKAPDTKVGVTADKATAGERDPRDLDGDGVVTRYEEQLHVATERREAGRVRLRKSVITEDQTVTVPLTREEVSLERFTIETPEVVEGDPFGDDVREFVLYEEVPVISKRAVAVERVGLRKNTVQENRQVTDKIRKEQIDLDGDGIPDNLKSGLKADDKGRS; encoded by the coding sequence ATGATCACTACGGATCAGGTACAGACGGTACGCGGCGGGCACGCGCTCGACAGCAACGGCGAGAAAATTGGTTCGATCGGCGAGGTCTACCTCGACGACCGAACGGGCAACCCGGCCTGGGTCACCGTCAACACAGGTCTGTTCGGCACCTCGGAGTCGTTCATTCCGTTGCAGGACGCATCCGTTGAGGGCAAGGATGTCAAGGTCCCCTACACCAAGGACAAGGTGAAGGACGCTCCACGCGTTGATGCCGAGCAGCACCTGGACGTCGAGCAGGAGAAGGCGCTCTACCGCTACTACGGCGTCTCGTACGACGGCGCGGCCAGCAACAGCAACGGTGGACCCGGTGCTGCAGGCGGCCAGGGCGACTCGACCGAGGCCCGTACCGAAGCCATTAGCACGACGGACGCGACCTCCGACGCAGGTGCCGGCGGCACCGCAGCGGCAGGCACGGCGGCGGCAGGCACGGCGGCAGCGGGTACAGCGGCTGCCGGCACCGCCGCAGCTGGAGGTCTGGGCAACCGCGACGCTGTCGCGCCCGCGCCCGCTCCTGAGCGCGCGGCCGACGACTACTCCACCAACAAGGCCGGCTTCGACGCCGGTCCGGGTCGGGCAGCCGAGACGACGTACGAGCCCCCGAAGGCTCCCGAGGCCAAGGCTCCGCCGGTCGAGGAGAAGGCTGCCGACAAGGCGCCCGACACCAAGGTCGGCGTGACCGCTGACAAGGCCACCGCAGGGGAGCGCGACCCGCGCGACCTCGACGGTGACGGTGTCGTGACGCGCTACGAGGAGCAGCTGCACGTCGCGACCGAGCGTCGCGAGGCCGGCCGCGTACGTCTGCGCAAGTCGGTCATCACCGAGGACCAGACCGTGACCGTGCCCCTCACCCGCGAGGAGGTCAGCCTCGAGCGTTTCACGATCGAAACGCCAGAGGTCGTCGAAGGCGACCCGTTCGGCGACGACGTGCGTGAGTTCGTCCTCTACGAAGAGGTTCCGGTCATCAGCAAGCGGGCGGTCGCCGTCGAGCGCGTCGGCCTCCGCAAGAACACCGTCCAGGAGAACCGCCAGGTCACCGACAAGATCCGCAAGGAGCAGATCGACCTCGATGGTGACGGCATTCCGGACAACCTCAAGTCAGGTCTCAAGGCTGACGACAAGGGCCGTTCCTAA
- a CDS encoding peptidoglycan-binding protein, which translates to MPASISRRALLGSGALAGAGATLLATAPGAAAAPNYPMTTFPTLSAGMTGIPVRALRYILFHRGHNCGIGDTYDAGTVSAVRAFQTRRALPVTGIANDATFRKLIGDLALITYGNTSYFVTASQVLLTRQGYVMDGTGYYGDKTRRNIWSFQIGHGMAHSDKVSLLTWSTLFGARTSGALYPMLQRDTGTAQWANCGPVVAVATLLHQGKTPTSWTWDVTTRRTAIEKFRYDAMEVAHTTARDKIGTEYPDFVTGFGKYGISLWHGGIEDTLTDARAGRPSIAGGDVFQMPYPVSVSKPTSHWVAVLGYDGTYYLVVDPISAPSVDYVHRLTATHLRKYAATNPGHPPESAKQNSILIRASSLRQF; encoded by the coding sequence ATGCCAGCATCCATCAGTCGTCGTGCGCTGCTCGGGAGTGGCGCTCTCGCCGGTGCAGGAGCAACTCTCCTCGCCACCGCGCCAGGGGCGGCGGCCGCGCCGAACTATCCGATGACGACCTTCCCGACCCTGTCCGCAGGAATGACCGGGATCCCCGTGCGCGCACTGCGCTACATCCTCTTCCACCGCGGTCACAACTGCGGGATCGGCGACACGTACGACGCCGGGACGGTCAGCGCGGTGCGCGCTTTCCAGACGCGTCGCGCCCTGCCGGTGACCGGGATCGCCAATGACGCCACCTTTCGGAAGCTGATCGGCGACCTCGCCCTCATCACCTACGGCAACACGAGCTACTTCGTGACGGCGTCACAGGTCCTGCTGACGCGGCAGGGCTACGTCATGGACGGCACCGGCTACTACGGCGACAAGACACGACGCAACATCTGGTCCTTCCAGATCGGCCACGGCATGGCGCACTCCGACAAGGTCTCGCTGCTCACCTGGTCGACCCTGTTCGGCGCCAGGACGTCCGGGGCGCTGTACCCGATGCTGCAGCGCGACACCGGCACCGCGCAGTGGGCCAACTGCGGCCCCGTCGTCGCGGTGGCTACCTTGCTTCACCAGGGCAAAACCCCGACGAGCTGGACGTGGGACGTGACCACGCGGCGTACGGCGATCGAGAAGTTCCGGTACGACGCCATGGAGGTTGCGCACACCACCGCGCGCGACAAGATCGGCACGGAGTACCCCGACTTCGTCACCGGGTTCGGCAAGTACGGAATCTCGTTGTGGCACGGTGGAATTGAGGACACGCTCACCGACGCGCGGGCGGGTCGGCCCTCGATCGCAGGCGGCGACGTCTTCCAGATGCCCTACCCGGTCTCCGTGAGCAAACCGACCTCGCACTGGGTCGCCGTGCTCGGCTACGACGGGACGTACTACCTGGTCGTCGACCCGATTTCAGCGCCGTCGGTCGACTACGTCCACCGGCTCACCGCGACGCACCTGCGGAAATACGCCGCGACCAACCCGGGACACCCGCCCGAGTCGGCCAAGCAGAACTCGATCCTGATTCGCGCCAGCTCGTTGCGCCAGTTCTGA
- a CDS encoding asparaginase, with translation MTEPLAALSSAPVLARVERSGFVESVHHGMAVEVAADGSVTRAYGEVDAPTFPRSSNKPMQAVAMLRAGLDLDGELLALVCASHSGEDFHLEGVRRILASAGLAEGDLQNTPDYPYDDQARLAWLQAARPKAAIAQNCSGKHAGMLATCAAAGWDLATYRDPDHPLQQLMAETLGELAGEPVAATGIDGCGAPVMAISLAGVARAFGRLAAAADGTGEGRVRDAIRAFPEFLGGSRRDVTELIRGVDGLIAKDGAEAVYGVGLADGRGFAVKIVDGAQRARTPVMAALLRGTGVDESVLDEIGYVPVLGHGATVGTVVAQGI, from the coding sequence GTGACCGAACCCCTCGCTGCCTTGTCATCCGCACCCGTGCTGGCCCGCGTCGAGCGATCCGGATTCGTGGAGTCGGTGCACCACGGAATGGCGGTCGAGGTGGCCGCGGACGGATCGGTGACGAGGGCGTACGGCGAGGTCGACGCACCGACGTTCCCGCGCTCGTCCAACAAGCCCATGCAGGCCGTCGCGATGCTGCGCGCCGGCCTCGACCTCGACGGCGAGCTGCTTGCCCTGGTGTGCGCGAGTCACTCGGGCGAGGACTTCCATCTCGAGGGCGTACGCCGAATCCTCGCCTCGGCGGGGCTCGCCGAGGGAGACCTGCAGAACACCCCCGACTACCCCTACGACGACCAGGCGCGGCTGGCCTGGCTCCAGGCCGCTCGCCCCAAGGCGGCGATCGCGCAGAACTGCTCTGGCAAGCACGCGGGCATGCTGGCGACCTGCGCGGCGGCCGGTTGGGACCTCGCGACCTACCGGGATCCCGATCACCCGCTGCAGCAGCTCATGGCCGAGACGCTCGGTGAGCTGGCCGGTGAGCCCGTCGCCGCGACCGGGATCGACGGCTGCGGCGCGCCAGTCATGGCGATCAGCCTGGCGGGCGTGGCGCGGGCCTTCGGGCGGCTCGCCGCGGCTGCTGACGGGACTGGCGAGGGGCGCGTACGGGACGCGATCCGCGCCTTCCCTGAGTTCCTCGGCGGCAGCCGGCGCGACGTCACCGAGCTGATCCGCGGGGTCGACGGGTTGATCGCCAAGGACGGCGCGGAGGCGGTCTACGGCGTCGGACTGGCCGACGGTCGAGGTTTCGCGGTCAAGATCGTGGACGGAGCCCAGCGTGCTCGTACGCCTGTGATGGCGGCCCTCTTGCGTGGCACTGGCGTCGATGAGTCGGTGCTCGACGAGATCGGCTACGTGCCGGTTCTTGGCCACGGCGCGACCGTGGGAACCGTTGTGGCGCAAGGAATCTGA
- the dtd gene encoding D-aminoacyl-tRNA deacylase, protein MRAVLQRVTSASVTVEGELVGAIDRPGLVALVAATHDDGPSQVAAMARKIAELRILPEEQSVLETGAPVLIVSQFTLYGETRKGRRPSWSAAAPGPVAEPLVDAVVEALRAAGVEVATGRFGAMMQVALVNDGPFTVLVDV, encoded by the coding sequence ATGCGCGCAGTCCTCCAGCGTGTGACGTCCGCATCGGTGACCGTCGAGGGTGAGCTGGTCGGTGCGATCGATCGGCCGGGCCTCGTGGCTCTGGTCGCCGCGACGCATGATGACGGTCCGTCGCAGGTGGCGGCGATGGCTCGCAAGATCGCCGAGCTGCGCATCCTGCCCGAGGAGCAGTCGGTGCTCGAGACCGGTGCGCCGGTGCTGATCGTCTCTCAGTTCACGCTCTACGGCGAGACCCGCAAGGGGCGCCGACCATCGTGGTCAGCGGCTGCGCCAGGGCCGGTCGCGGAGCCGCTCGTCGATGCGGTGGTCGAGGCGTTGCGCGCGGCTGGTGTCGAGGTCGCGACCGGACGGTTCGGCGCGATGATGCAGGTCGCCCTGGTCAACGACGGCCCGTTCACGGTGCTCGTCGACGTCTGA
- a CDS encoding DUF2516 family protein, with protein MVDGLWQVQNLVALVLGIALFAMQVYAFVDALRHREDAYRAASKLTKTWWCAITGVCAALGLLSITNPLQIFEIIAVVGAAVYLADVRPALQRVIGRGGRNEGPYGPW; from the coding sequence ATGGTCGATGGTTTGTGGCAGGTACAGAACCTCGTGGCGTTGGTGCTCGGCATCGCGCTCTTCGCGATGCAGGTCTACGCGTTCGTCGATGCCCTGCGCCATCGGGAGGATGCCTACCGTGCAGCGAGCAAGCTCACCAAGACCTGGTGGTGCGCCATCACCGGTGTCTGCGCCGCGCTCGGCCTTCTGAGCATCACAAACCCGCTGCAGATCTTCGAGATCATTGCTGTGGTCGGTGCGGCGGTCTATCTCGCCGATGTCCGTCCCGCCCTCCAACGCGTCATCGGCCGCGGTGGCCGCAATGAGGGCCCCTACGGCCCGTGGTGA
- a CDS encoding alpha/beta fold hydrolase translates to MSVAPHTLTSILPTREGGLEYLLTGSGSPTTVFAHGLAGSIDTTRPFGSAVSGTRAFFHFRGHGASSSPETPWTYAALATELRAVADHVGATRALGVSMGAGALCHWLAKEPDRFERVVLVIPAVLDTPRQDAALDRLLRMGELADARDVDGVTDLLLEEQPETERNRAAVRAWCRSQAETIVRTDVSRALRTIPHEVAMTSREALTGVHVPVLVLAQEDDPAHPVWVAEQAADLLPEATLEVLPPGGILWRHRAHVRQLIGDFFA, encoded by the coding sequence GTGAGTGTCGCCCCACACACGCTGACCTCGATCCTGCCGACCCGAGAGGGCGGCCTCGAATACCTTCTGACCGGATCCGGTTCTCCCACCACAGTTTTCGCGCACGGACTCGCCGGATCGATCGACACCACGCGACCATTCGGCAGTGCCGTCTCCGGCACCCGAGCCTTCTTCCACTTCCGGGGCCACGGCGCCTCCTCCTCACCCGAGACACCCTGGACGTACGCCGCCCTCGCCACTGAGCTGCGCGCGGTCGCCGATCATGTCGGGGCTACTCGAGCCCTCGGCGTGAGCATGGGTGCCGGCGCCCTGTGCCACTGGCTGGCCAAGGAGCCGGACCGGTTCGAACGCGTCGTCCTCGTCATCCCGGCCGTGCTCGACACGCCTCGTCAGGACGCGGCCCTCGACCGGCTGCTGCGCATGGGCGAGCTGGCCGACGCACGCGACGTCGACGGGGTGACCGATCTCCTCCTGGAGGAGCAGCCCGAGACGGAGCGCAACAGGGCCGCGGTGCGAGCATGGTGCCGGTCGCAGGCCGAAACCATCGTCCGCACCGACGTGAGCCGGGCCCTGCGGACCATCCCGCACGAGGTGGCGATGACGTCCCGCGAAGCCCTCACCGGCGTACACGTGCCGGTCCTGGTCCTCGCGCAAGAGGATGATCCGGCGCACCCCGTGTGGGTCGCGGAGCAGGCAGCGGACCTCCTGCCGGAGGCGACGTTGGAGGTGCTGCCGCCGGGAGGGATCCTGTGGAGGCACCGCGCACACGTACGACAGCTGATCGGAGACTTCTTCGCATGA